From the genome of Actinomycetes bacterium:
GGCGCCAGCTACCACGCCGCTCCGACCGCCCGCGACCGTGACCGCCTGCGCCAGGACCACCTGGAGCGCCTGGGCTGGTCGTTCCTTCGCATCTGGTCGACCGACTGGTTCGCCGACCCCGACCGCGAGGTCGCCAAGGCCCTCGCCGCCTGGCACGCCGCCGTCGCCAGCGCCGACGCCGCCGACAACCAGGCCGAAGCCGCCCGCCAAGCCGAGGCCGATGCCACCCGTGAGGCCGAGGCCGTCGCCGCCCGCCAAGCCGATGCTGCCCGTGAGGCGGAGGCCGTCGCCGCCCGCCAGGCCGATGCTGCCCGCGAGGCCGAGGCCGGCGGCGCCCGCCGGGGCGATGCCGATGCCGCAGGCCGGGCTGCGCCTGAAGCTGCCCGCGAGGCCGAGGCCGGCGGCCGGGCTGCGGCTGATTCCGCCCGCGGGGCTGATGCTGATACCGCCCGCCAGGCCGAGACGGTCGCCGCTCAGCCAGGGCCGGTGATCCCGGAGCGGGGTCCCCGCCCGGTGGTGCCGAGGGGTCGGCCGATCGAGGAGTACCGCCGTGGCCAGCTCATGGCACTTGTCTCCTGGATCGAGTCCGACACCCTGCTGCGCACCGAGGACCAGCTCGTCGACGAGGTCATGGCCGAGCTCGGTTTCCAGCGTCGCGGCCGCCGGATCGAGGCGACCATCCTGGCCGCCATTCGCGAGGTACGTCGCCACCAGTGGTGACCCGACCAGCCGGTGCCGGCGGTCGGTAGTGGGTCTGCCCTTGCGGTCGGTAGGGGTCTGCCCTTGCGGTCGGTAGGAGTCCCTTGCGGTCGGTAGCGGTCCTGCTCTGATATCCGCTCATGCGCTCGATCCCTCTCTCTGGCTTGTGAGAGGTCTTGTAGACCATCACTTGCTTCTGTTTGCCCTCATATGATCACATCATACTGTGACAAGGGAAGTTCGACTCGGTGCTGCCTCGGTTGATGTCGAAGAGGCCCGAAGGAGGATGAGGTGCGCGAGACGATCACCGTGACCCCCGACGACGTGAGGGCCCTGGCGGCCGACGTGCGCCGCTGGGCCGGCGAGCTGCGGGAGGCGACCGCCAGGACGAGCTCCGGTACTAGCTGGGTCTCAGCCAACCTGGCCGAGGCGGCCCAGAGCTTCGATGCGATGTGGCTGGCCTGGTCCACCGCGCTCGACCAGCTCGCCGGCGCCATGACCGAGCACGCTGAGACGCTCGAGCATGCAGCCGACGACTACTACGAGGTCGACGTGACCACCATCCCGAACCTGCCGGTCGGGCCCTAGGTGCGCGCGAACCTCGAGCCTGGGCCAGCGCGCAGCGGCAGCCTGGACTTCGCCGCGCTGGCCGACCGCTGCCGTGGTATCGCCGCCCAGCTCGGCGGTGCCGACCGGGGGGTCCGCACCGGGTCCGGGGCGTGGACCGGTGTCGCGGCCGAGTCGGGCGGCGCCCGCGCCGCTCGCCTCACCGCCGCCATCGACCAGGCGGCCGGGGCAGCCGCCGACGTCGCCGCGATCCTCTCGGTCTTCGCCACGGTCGTCCAAGATGCAGCGATGGCATGGGGTTCGGCCGAGCGGTTGGCGCATTCCATCGGGTGCCGGCTGGCCCCGGACGGGTCCGCGGAGGGCTGCGTCCCCGGCGATACCAGACACACGCTCATCCTCGCGCGGGCGCAATCGCTGGCCGTACAGGCGGGCGAGGAGATCAAGGCCGCCGCCAGGGTCGCCGCGGCAGGCTTCGCCCAGGTCGCCGACCGGGCCGGGGCCACGTGT
Proteins encoded in this window:
- a CDS encoding WXG100 family type VII secretion target codes for the protein MRETITVTPDDVRALAADVRRWAGELREATARTSSGTSWVSANLAEAAQSFDAMWLAWSTALDQLAGAMTEHAETLEHAADDYYEVDVTTIPNLPVGP